A window of the Candida orthopsilosis Co 90-125, chromosome 1 draft sequence genome harbors these coding sequences:
- a CDS encoding Ski3 protein (S. cerevisiae homolog SKI3 has role in nuclear-transcribed mRNA catabolic process, 3'-5' exonucleolytic nonsense-mediated decay, mRNA catabolic process, non-stop decay and localizes to Ski complex), with translation MSGVKSILKLAKSSLEQNDPEAALVHSKEVIKLDPKSYYAFVFQGKAYQLLNDLTKAITSFKRAIELESDNLLAWKGYFQIAKGSNDYEQFFSVLTALAKIYIEQGISISELLRDMRAYLDTNNVKNNEALYEYYLRSIVPGTELGDLIGSSVEAPSNTYKKLIDLKQTQVEKEITTRVSKERIKLGRIIKLEQKAKLDAISWSYYSDNDLLNLYDAFLSTCDDELLRKIYQEKLLKLKYELLKICPEKEPIIKDIKQSVEDMVFLKTTSLFCWNLYFDWNDDKSIDSLEEDRVIEYLQLFQNEGLGLVLFGFVMSDISPYNKDKIIKALSGKEIVPAKKEKRENAPELEELIDMDGDHDDVNSQLYLPQEEVLGVLLDGFSKAKGSILANRIIVNYYIHLRQYHVASERCREGIKILADLQRNFGVDLKNTKEDLLCSLATVYTYYEAPKNYTRAIQLYDKILSTNADNVKAKVGKGLIYVERGELEEARMLLEEIVRDYPANLEAESEYYWCLVKMGQHDEGREGLHNFLAKITGGDLHSRDIRAVAYWRLAKSYMDTEEYDESYKYLIESLKNSDLYAPAYTLLGVLLQDYYGDLERGQKCFYKAFDLDSNEITAARYLVEQAAEKNEWEVANVLAKRVVDNESTRRLIMRGDTEDPSWPYRVLGCGALNNQDDAKAVEWFQNALRTNAKDYQCWVGLGEAYFNCGRLDAAAKVFQHALEMNSDKEWIIQYMLGVVMCEMKDFNEGLSYLYSALEAQPNEECIISAIYEANIENSRKFLQSGFFGRAINSVSKALAFVKQGVEINKGSQKVWKALGDCLRVFVKIRERISDTPFDLVVDIFNNVNFANFEYPLIESISLANAKLKLEEGKDVEALVLFIILASVAALNNLPLKANKVLKATGFYNLGLSLLESFQEIDYVGFRDLSVYYLKRAIKIEQHNANYWIALGNAYFTTNPQISQHCYIKATTLEVKDAEIWVNLATLYLKFGDTQLAQETFLRAQSVAPQDPQSWLGTAVASEVLGDDEKASDQYIHAFTLSKGRLALASFLFGLSVVNRSNGRDPKDIETAQEFSISNQAMNQYLKYYPEDEAALSLGLSIAERCKDFETAIQFGTKLCSLYEKSYEETENEATLSRFATTKSQLARLRLGLGDYDSAIEDSKVSLELDPESEQIMISVRITLGLAYFFTNRFQDAIGELKIVLSEYSDSSRIVALIAQVLYAHDTEESKQAAIDQLFAHIEEHGSSLLIVLTLGAISLVEDLPDYLEAVKDDLLGLNLNEIVADTRREVPRLIEEINKRLGKDEDKIWSRYAYMFPFSYHIWKHINSEMAKQVIISRNEKVTGSEYAEAMVKTGKLRDIQRGLMMNPCNEEALEAIELCIA, from the coding sequence ATGTCTGGGGTAAAGAGTATTCTTAAGCTTGCCAAGTCATCTTTAGAGCAAAATGACCCTGAGGCAGCGTTGGTTCACTCGAAGGAAGTTATAAAACTCGACCCTAAGTCCTATTATGCATTTGTTTTTCAAGGGAAAGCatatcaacttttgaatgACCTAACGAAAGCAATCACCTCATTTAAAAGGGCAATTGAGCTAGAACTGGATAACCTTCTTGCCTGGAAAGGTTACTTTCAAATAGCCAAGGGCTCAAATGATtatgaacaatttttctCTGTCTTAACTGCATTGGCCAAGATTTATATCGAGCAGGGGATATCGATCTCTGAGTTGTTGAGAGATATGAGAGCTTACTTGGATACCAACAACGTAAAGAACAATGAAGCTTTGTATGAATATTATTTGAGGTCAATTGTGCCAGGCACTGAATTAGGAGATTTAATTGGATCATCAGTTGAGGCTCCATCAAATACGTACAAAAAGTTAATTGATTTAAAACAAACTCAAGTGGAGAAAGAAATAACTACTAGGGTGTCCAAAGAAAGAATAAAGCTTGGAAGAATTATAAAATTGGAGCAAAAGGCAAAACTTGATGCCATATCTTGGTCATATTATTCAGATAAtgacttgttgaatttataTGATGCGTTTTTGAGTACATGTGATGACGAGCTTTTGAGAAAAATCTACCAAGAAAAACTATTGAAGCTCAAATACGaactattgaaaatttgcCCTGAAAAAGAGCCTATAATAAAGGATATAAAACAGTCAGTTGAAGATATGGTTTTCTTGAAAACGACTAGTTTATTTTGTTGGAATTTGTACTTTGATTGGAACGATGATAAATCGATTGATTCCTTGGAAGAAGACAGAGTGATTGAATATTTGcaattatttcaaaatgaaggGTTGGGTCTTGTTttgtttggatttgttATGAGTGATATTTCGCCATACAACAAGGACAAGATAATCAAAGCTTTATCAGGTAAGGAGATTGTGCCGGcgaaaaaagaaaagagagaaaatGCTCCTGAATTGGAAGAGTTGATAGACATGGATGGCGACCATGATGATGTTAACTCACAACTATACTTACCACAAGAGGAAGTATTGGGAGTTTTGTTGGATGGATTTAGCAAAGCGAAAGGATCAATTCTTGCAAACAGAATTATAGTGAACTACTATATCCACTTAAGACAATATCATGTCGCGTCCGAGAGATGTCGAGAGGGAATTAAAATCTTAGCTGATCTACAACGTAACTTCGGTgtggatttgaaaaatacaaagGAAGATTTATTATGCTCACTTGCTACTGTGTACACATATTATGAAGCTCCAAAGAACTATACTCGAGCTATTCAATTATATGACAAGATTTTGTCAACCAATGCTGATAATGTAAAGGCAAAAGTTGGTAAAGGTTTGATATACGTAGAAAGAGGCGAGCTTGAGGAGGCAAGAATGCTTTTGGAAGAGATTGTTAGAGACTATCCTGCCAACTTGGAAGCAGAGTCTGAATATTATTGGTGTCTTGTCAAGATGGGACAACACGATGAAGGTAGAGAGGGATTGCACAATTTCTTAGCAAAGATTACCGGAGGTGATTTGCATAGTCGAGATATAAGAGCTGTGGCATATTGGAGGCTAGCCAAAAGCTACATGGATACTGAGGAGTATGATGAGAGTTACaaatatttgattgaatcTTTAAAGAACTCCGACTTATATGCACCAGCATATACTTTATTAGGTGTGCTTCTCCAAGACTATTATGGCGATCTTGAAAGGGGTCAGAAGTGTTTCTACAAAGCATTTGATTTAGATTCCAACGAAATTACAGCAGCAAGGTATCTTGTGGAGCAAGCCGCAGAAAAGAATGAGTGGGAAGTGGCCAATGTGCTTGCTAAAAGAGTTGTTGACAACGAATCTACACGAAGATTGATCATGCGTGGAGATACTGAAGATCCATCTTGGCCATATAGAGTTCTCGGATGTGGTGCTTTGAATAACCAGGACGATGCTAAAGCAGTTGaatggtttcaaaatgCCCTTCGAACTAATGCAAAAGATTACCAATGCTGGGTGGGATTAGGAGAGGCttatttcaattgtggtAGACTTGATGCCGCAGCAAAGGTATTTCAACATGCCTTGGAGATGAATAGTGACAAGGAGTGGATAATCCAGTACATGTTGGGAGTGGTTATGTGTGAAATGAAGGATTTTAATGAAGGCTTGAGTTATTTGTACTCTGCCTTGGAAGCCCAGCCCAATGAAGAGTGTATTATTAGTGCTATATACGAGGCGAATATCGAAAACAGCAGAAAGTTCCTTCAATCGGGATTCTTTGGAAGGGCGATAAACTCTGTTTCAAAAGCGTTGGCTTTTGTCAAACAAGGAGTGGAAATAAACAAAGGTTCACAAAAAGTATGGAAAGCTTTGGGTGATTGTCTTCGAGTATTTGTCAAAATCAGGGAACGTATTAGTGATACCCCTTTTGACCTAGTTGTTGACATTTTTAACAACGTTAATTTTGCCAACTTTGAGTACCCCTTGATTgagtcaatttctttggCTAATGCAAAACTAAAACTTGAAGAAGGTAAGGATGTGGAGGCACTAGTTTTATTCATTATACTAGCTTCTGTAGCAgctttgaacaatttgccTTTGAAAGCAAACAAAGTACTCAAAGCAACTGGATTTTATAATCTTGGTTTATCCTTGTTGGAATCTTTTCAAGAGATAGACTATGTCGGGTTCCGTGATTTATCGGTATACTACCTCAAACGAGCCATCAAGATTGAACAACATAATGCCAATTATTGGATTGCTTTAGGAAATGCATATTTCACAACCAACCCGCAAATTTCCCAACATTGCTACATTAAGGCTACTACATTAGAGGTGAAAGACGCCGAGATTTGGGTCAATTTAGCGACATTGTACTTAAAATTTGGTGATACACAATTAGCACAGGAGACCTTCTTGAGGGCACAATCAGTAGCTCCACAAGATCCACAATCATGGCTTGGTACTGCTGTTGCTTCGGAGGTTTTGGGAGACGATGAAAAAGCGTCTGACCAGTATATCCATGCCTTTACATTGTCCAAAGGAAGATTGGCTTTGGCCCTGTTTTTGTTTGGGTTATCTGTCGTCAACCGCAGTAATGGTCGTGATCCAAAAGATATTGAGACTGCTCAAGAATTCAGTATAAGTAACCAGGCCATGAATCAATACTTGAAATATTATCCAGAAGATGAAGCAGCATTAAGTCTTGGACTTTCCATTGCAGAAAGATGTAAGGATTTTGAAACTGcgattcaatttggaacCAAATTGTGTTCACTTTACGAAAAGCTGTACGAAGAGACGGAGAATGAGGCTACTTTGCTGAGATTTGCTACTACAAAAAGTCAGCTAGCAAGGTTGCGCCTAGGATTGGGTGACTATGATAGTGCTATTGAAGATTCTAAGGTTTCACTTGAGCTTGATCCTGAACTGGAGCAGATTATGATATCAGTGAGAATCACTCTTGGTTTAGCTTATTTCTTCACTAATAGATTTCAAGATGCGATtggtgaattgaaaattgttttgagtGAGTATAGCGACTCTTCAAGAATTGTTGCATTAATTGCTCAAGTCTTATATGCACATGATACTGAAGAATCAAAACAAGCTGctattgatcaattattTGCTCATATTGAAGAGCATGGctcatcattgttgattgtgcTTACCCTTGGTGCGATCTCTTtagttgaagatttacCTGATTATCTTGAAGCTGTCAAGGATGATTTATTAggattgaatttgaatgaaattgtcGCCGATACAAGAAGAGAAGTCCCCAGATTAATTGAAGAGATCAATAAGAGGTTGGGTAAAGATGAAGACAAGATTTGGTCTAGATATGCATACATGTTCCCCTTCAGTTATCACATTTGGAAACATATTAATTCGGAAATGGCTAAACAAGTGAtaatttcaagaa